In one Nicotiana sylvestris chromosome 8, ASM39365v2, whole genome shotgun sequence genomic region, the following are encoded:
- the LOC104222998 gene encoding uncharacterized protein: MSLHTIDPSLIDITIPPKPPDPTIEASAPLKEKFPSFKETLISPEPINFLYDQQISSAPVTNDCYENTSNAPFQDDPPNNDQAIILSSEEMQRLYEPWKYSLIIKLFGKRILHQYLKKKLLEHWKPIEQSPLIDLGNDFYIVKFFEEVNLSKALHQGPWFINGHYLSVKKWVPNFVASKEKLQISAVWLRLPQLPTEFYDSTILARIGNKIGKLLKIDACTSAT, translated from the coding sequence ATGTCCCTGCACACCATAGACCCTTCCCTAATAGACATAACCATACCTCCAAAACCGCCAGATCCTACAATAGAGGCTAGTGCACCACTTAAGGAGAAATTTCCCTCCTTTAAAGAAACACTCATCTCCCCAGAACCAATTAATTTTTTGTATGATCAGCAGATTTCCTCTGCTCCTGTCACTAATGATTGCTATGAGAACACGTCAAATGCTCCTTTCCAGGATGATCCTCCAAACAACGACCAAGCAATTATTCTATCTTCAGAGGAGATGCAAAGGCTTTATGAGCCATGGAAATACTCTCTTATAATCAAATTATTTGGTAAGCGTATTCTCCATCAGTACCTCAAGAAAAAACTCCTTGAACATTGGAAGCCCATAGAACAATCCCCTCTCATTGATTTGGGTAACGATTTCTACATAGTTAAATTCTTCGAAGAAGTCAATTTGTCCAAAGCCCTTCACCAAGGTCCTTGGTTCATCAATGGCCACTACTTGTCTGTTAAGAAATGGGTCCCAAATTTCGTGGCCTCTAAGGAGAAACTACAAATCTCAGCTGTTTGGTTAAGACTACCACAACTCCCTACGGAGTTTTATGATAGCACCATTCTCGCAAGGATTGGTAACAAAATCGGCAAGCTCTTAAAAATAGATGCTTGTACATCCGCTACTTAA